The nucleotide sequence TAAATGCCTGTGGGAACGCCGCCAGAGGCTGGGCATTCCCCGGCGTCGCAGCAACAGCGTCACCTGACGAGCGGCAGGCGTGTGTGGAACACCTGTTACCGTCCTACACACGCAGTAACAACATGACGGAACAGTCACGCAAAAGCAGCGAACACCCTTCACACAAAATTTGTTAACTTGTTGATACATAAGAGTTTTTCAAATTGTTGCATTGGAAGGGGGGTGAATGCAGGATGAACACACGCCAGCGAACAACAAAAACAGCGGCGAGGCTCAAAAAAAGAATAACAATTTCATGAGTCAATGCAGTGCTTGTCATGACCGGATTGTCATGACCACAAGGCAGAAAACAAAACAAACAATAACAATAACAGAATCAGCGCAATCATAAGGGACCTCAGCCATGCTGGGGTCCCTTTTTCATTTGGGGCGGCTGCACCGCCCGGCGGCGGCGGGCCAAAGGGCTTCAAGCTCGTCGCCCGAAGCGCGTCCCCTGTCCACAGAGTGGGCAGGGGACGCTGGCTGCGCTAACATGCCGAGCTTCTGTTCATGACCCAGCCGAGCCTCTATTGCCAATGCCGCGCCAGTACCCGGACCCTTTGCGACGCTTCTGCCGTTTTCTGACACGGCCATTCCGCCAGGGTTCCGCCCCCCAGCGCCGCATCATCCCCCGCGACGAGCACGATATCTCACGCCAGGACTTCAGCCGCGCCGCACTGCATGTGCTGTACGGGCTGAAGGATGCCGGCTTTGAAGCCTATCTGGTGGGGGGCTGCCTGCGCGACATCCTCACCGGCATCAAGCCCAAAGACTTCGATGTGGTCACCAACGCCCACCCGGAGGAGATCGAACGTGTCTTCCGCGGCGCCCGCATCATCGGTCGTCGCTTCCGGCTGGTGCACGTACGCTTCAAGGGCGAAGTGATCGAAGTGGCCACTTTCCGCGCCGTCACCGGCCAGGAAGAGGACGAGGATGACCGCCACAGCCGCCGCAGCGCCGGCGGCCAGATCCTGCGCGACAATGTCTACGGCACCATTGAGGAAGACGCCCTGCGGCGCGACTTCACCTGCAATGCGCTGTACTACGACATCCGTGATTTCAGCCTGCATGACTTCGCCGACAGCCTGCGCGACATCGAGCACCGCACCCTGCGTCTGATCGGCGACCCGGAGCAGCGCTACCGCGAAGACCCGGTGCGCATGATCCGTGCGGTGCGCTTCGCCGCCAAACTCGACTTCAGTATCGACCCGGCCACCGAAGAACCCCTGGCACGGCTCGCCCCGCTGCTGCAGCAAGTGCCGTCGGCGCGGCTGTTCGAGGAAGTGCTCAAGTTGTTCCTCAGCGGCCAGGGGCAGCGCACCTTTGCCCTGCTGCAGAAACATCACCTGTTCGACGCCCTGTTCCCGGCCACCGCAGAGGCACTGGACGATGACGACGGCGCCAGCGACCTGAAACTGATCCACGCCGCCATGCGCAACACCGACCGCCGCCTGGCGCAGGAAAAGCCGGTCACCCCCGCGTTCCTGTTCGCGGTGCTGCTGTGGCCGGCGCTGCGCCGCCGTGTGTCGTTCTACCTTGGCCACGGCATGCCGCCGCTGCAGGCCATGAACAAGGCCGCCGGCCAGGTGATCGCCGACCAGGTCGGCATCGTCGCCATCCCGCGCCGCTATTCCGCCGTGGTGCGCGAAATCTGGGACCTGCAAAGCCGCCTGCCGCGCCGCGCCGGCAACCGTGCCGCCGCGCTGATGGAACACCCGCGCTTCCGTGCCGCCTATGACTTCCTGCTGCTGCGCGAAGAAGCCGGCGAGATCAAGCCCGGCCTGGGTGAATGGTGGACCCGCTTCCAGGAAGCCGGCGACGAGGCCCGCGACGACATGCTGGCCGGCCTCGGCCGCCAGGACAGCGGCCCGCAGAACGCCCCGCGCAAGCGTCGCCGCAGACGGCGCCGCAGTGGCGGGGGCGCCAGCGACAACTACTCCG is from Isoalcanivorax pacificus W11-5 and encodes:
- the pcnB gene encoding polynucleotide adenylyltransferase PcnB produces the protein MPRQYPDPLRRFCRFLTRPFRQGSAPQRRIIPRDEHDISRQDFSRAALHVLYGLKDAGFEAYLVGGCLRDILTGIKPKDFDVVTNAHPEEIERVFRGARIIGRRFRLVHVRFKGEVIEVATFRAVTGQEEDEDDRHSRRSAGGQILRDNVYGTIEEDALRRDFTCNALYYDIRDFSLHDFADSLRDIEHRTLRLIGDPEQRYREDPVRMIRAVRFAAKLDFSIDPATEEPLARLAPLLQQVPSARLFEEVLKLFLSGQGQRTFALLQKHHLFDALFPATAEALDDDDGASDLKLIHAAMRNTDRRLAQEKPVTPAFLFAVLLWPALRRRVSFYLGHGMPPLQAMNKAAGQVIADQVGIVAIPRRYSAVVREIWDLQSRLPRRAGNRAAALMEHPRFRAAYDFLLLREEAGEIKPGLGEWWTRFQEAGDEARDDMLAGLGRQDSGPQNAPRKRRRRRRRSGGGASDNYSGGGQDE